The genomic region CAGCCCGAGCCAAACGATGTTATACCCGCGAGTTGCCAGACCCCATCTGATCTGCGGCACTGAAGAGGGCCTCCTGAATCTCCCTGGGATTAACAAACAATTGTTGCCATTATCCTATTTTTTAaggtaaatttgattttccaaAAGGAAAATCAAATGGAATAATCAACAGATTAAAATACTTGTATAAATATTTGCATACGTGGTCTTAtcagtaaataaatgaatgataaaTAGATAAATGAATGAGCAAATAGGAAGACTGACGTACAACGCAACTTCCGGAAGACCCATCAATATGACCAGCACACAGATGTCCCTTCTTGAGAAGGACAGTGCTTCCATAGGCTTTCTTGCACTCCTCAATATTCAACAATGGAATTCTCGATTCTAATAGTGCACTAGAGAGTGAAGGTGAGGGCCCAGATCTGCCCCACCCAGAGGCAATGCAATTAGTTCCCAATATTTTCTCTTCGGCTTGAGGTAGACAAATCGTTCGGATGATCTTGGAAAGGGGAGCCGGTCTGCTCAGTTTCATCAGGGCTATTgtttcagtaaaattaatatttctgtTCTTAAAATTATCGTAATGAGGATTTTTACGGATACCGGTTACCAATGTCGTGGATGTAATTGTTGAATTGTTCGTGAATGAATATTCGGTCGATTGGAATTCTAGCTGATCCCCGGTTTCCGGAGTCAAGTTCCCACTCCCCAGCTACTGCTGTCCAGAGGGCTCCAATGGGAAGATTGAAGAGATCActaggaaaattcaattaaactaTCTCAGTTTAAGTTTGTCTTTTTCAA from Diachasmimorpha longicaudata isolate KC_UGA_2023 chromosome 1, iyDiaLong2, whole genome shotgun sequence harbors:
- the LOC135163936 gene encoding chymotrypsin-like elastase family member 2A, which gives rise to MDLCGGLLLICFIFTGMEISSAMMRNDRADQPECGRPAASQRQPREVQPRRLSLAKTTGRIFNGKPSKRGSWPWQISLQLLHPKLGFIGHWCGGVLVEQSWVLTAAHCIHNDLFNLPIGALWTAVAGEWELDSGNRGSARIPIDRIFIHEQFNNYIHDIALMKLSRPAPLSKIIRTICLPQAEEKILGTNCIASGWGRSGPSPSLSSALLESRIPLLNIEECKKAYGSTVLLKKGHLCAGHIDGSSGSCVGDSGGPLQCRRSDGVWQLAGITSFGSGCARPGFPDVYTKVQHYVDWIKKTIKNNENDLK